A window of Lacibacter sediminis contains these coding sequences:
- a CDS encoding DMT family transporter has protein sequence MHPTTKAFLQLHAAVFLAGFTGVLGRLIELNEGWLVWYRMLLSSLLLLLIFFIRKQSIRIERKYLLQCIGIGALIALHWVFFYGSIKYANVSIALVCFAATGSFTAFLEPLLHQRRLDLVEVLLGLLVLLGIYLIFHFDVHYKTGILLGVAAAFLSALFPIFNKRLIQHIPAANLTLYELGGGWLMLSLLLPLYLQFSPATKYIPTLNDWFWLLMLALFCTVLAFQLSVNALKKISPFTANLTYNLEPVYGILLAFLLYNENKDLGKGFYWGILLIVASVVIQTVRVWQAKKTTK, from the coding sequence ATGCATCCAACTACCAAAGCTTTTTTACAACTGCATGCTGCTGTTTTCTTAGCAGGATTTACAGGTGTGCTTGGCCGTTTGATCGAGTTGAACGAAGGCTGGCTGGTGTGGTACAGGATGTTGCTTTCATCATTATTGCTGCTACTTATTTTCTTCATCCGCAAACAATCGATCCGTATTGAACGGAAGTACTTACTGCAATGTATTGGTATTGGAGCACTCATTGCTTTGCATTGGGTATTCTTTTACGGAAGTATAAAGTATGCCAACGTATCGATCGCTTTGGTGTGCTTTGCTGCTACAGGTTCCTTCACTGCGTTCCTCGAACCGCTTTTACATCAACGAAGATTGGATTTGGTAGAAGTATTATTGGGTTTATTGGTATTGCTCGGCATTTATCTCATCTTTCATTTTGATGTGCATTACAAAACAGGTATTCTGCTGGGTGTTGCCGCTGCATTTTTATCTGCTTTGTTTCCCATTTTTAATAAGCGGTTAATTCAACATATACCTGCTGCTAACTTAACCTTGTATGAATTGGGTGGGGGATGGTTGATGTTAAGTTTATTGCTGCCGCTCTATTTACAATTTTCTCCGGCTACAAAATATATCCCAACATTAAACGATTGGTTTTGGTTGTTGATGCTTGCATTGTTCTGTACAGTACTTGCTTTTCAATTATCAGTGAATGCATTGAAAAAGATTTCACCGTTTACTGCTAATCTTACTTACAATCTTGAACCTGTGTATGGCATTCTGCTTGCTTTTTTATTGTACAATGAAAACAAAGACTTAGGCAAAGGATTCTATTGGGGAATCCTGTTGATCGTAGCAAGTGTGGTGATACAAACTGTGCGGGTATGGCAAGCGAAGAAAACTACGAAGTAA
- a CDS encoding polyprenol monophosphomannose synthase produces the protein MEQLVIIPTYNEKENIENIIRAVFTLHEGFHVLVIDDGSPDGTAQIVKQLQPSFPNQLFIEERKGKLGLGTAYIHGFKWAIEKGYQFICEMDADFSHNPADLSRLVDACKTGGADLAIGSRYVKGGAVANWPQRRILLSKGASLYTRLITWMPVMDPTAGFVCYRKELLEALNLDKIHFVGYAFQIEMKFATWKLKFKIKEVPITFVDRKLGASKMNKGIVKEGILGVLKLRWQSLFKDYHQKIKKTGEALSKYSSDDVVAQSNH, from the coding sequence TTGGAACAGCTCGTCATCATACCCACATACAACGAAAAGGAAAATATCGAAAATATTATCCGTGCCGTTTTTACGTTACATGAAGGTTTTCATGTGTTGGTGATCGACGACGGGTCTCCTGATGGTACTGCGCAAATTGTAAAGCAATTACAGCCTTCTTTTCCCAATCAGTTATTTATTGAAGAGCGTAAAGGCAAACTGGGATTGGGTACCGCTTATATTCACGGCTTTAAATGGGCTATTGAAAAAGGCTATCAGTTCATTTGCGAAATGGATGCCGACTTCAGTCATAATCCTGCTGATCTTTCACGTTTGGTTGATGCCTGCAAAACAGGTGGTGCTGATCTTGCCATTGGCAGCCGTTATGTAAAGGGCGGCGCTGTTGCCAACTGGCCGCAAAGACGCATCTTACTTTCAAAAGGCGCATCGTTATATACACGACTCATCACATGGATGCCGGTAATGGACCCAACTGCCGGTTTTGTTTGTTACAGAAAAGAATTACTGGAAGCGTTGAATCTTGATAAGATCCATTTTGTTGGATATGCGTTCCAGATCGAAATGAAGTTTGCCACCTGGAAACTGAAGTTCAAGATCAAAGAAGTGCCGATCACCTTTGTTGATCGTAAACTTGGTGCAAGTAAGATGAACAAAGGCATTGTGAAGGAAGGTATTCTTGGTGTATTGAAACTGCGTTGGCAAAGCCTATTCAAAGATTATCATCAAAAGATCAAGAAAACAGGCGAGGCCCTCTCAAAATATTCATCTGATGATGTGGTTGCACAAAGCAATCATTGA
- a CDS encoding TonB-dependent receptor, which produces MNRYILSLLLITLSACPVFAQNKGIIAGTVIDKSTQLPLDAVSVKVENTEWGSVTDSLGRFRISNIDPKSYNIVFTKVGYKAYTIYNIVLTSGNETSVTVELEEEIKSIGEITVTGKRTAKVATLETPLSVQRLTTEEIKANPGGNFDISRVINTLPGVGGTAGSVGGFRNDIIIRGGGPGENVFYLDGIEIPVINHFATQGAGGGPTGILNVSFIEDVKLSSSAFDARYDNALSSVFEFKQKRGNSNRVQGNVRLSATELAATLEGPLSNNKKTTFLASARRSYLQFLFQALDLPIRPNYWDFQYKATHQFDKKTTLTVLGVGAIDEFSFAAPSEATPEKLYILNSNPNINQWNYTVGAALKRNIKNGFWNLAISRNAFNNNITRFEDNLNPTPARQSLDVTSNETENKLRFDVNQTLNGWKLSYGAVLQNPQFSNEGFARIRAEVRDTLGNLVQPEVKANFNTSKSFVKLGGFVQAGKRFFDDRLGVNVGVRVDGNTFTDEGINLFQTFSPRVGLSYVLSDQWTVNASIGRYYRLAPYTILGFQNNNGNYVNRDAKYLRSDHYVVGFEYLPKNTTRFTIEGFYKQYGNMPVSVRDGINLANKGGDFNILGNEDIVSTGKGRTYGVEFFAQQKLTKRFYGVFSYTLFISQFSGVDGKYVASAWDNRHLLSVTWGYKFPRNWELGLKFRYQGGAPFTPFDETASRQNYLSTGEGILDYARLNQNRLTAFNSSDVRIDKKWNFKRLTLDVFLDVSNWYVAKSPAFPQYTFQRTPNNSGFATTNGKPIAFDGSNAIPVILQNNDPSVTPTIGFIIEF; this is translated from the coding sequence ATGAACAGATACATTTTAAGCTTACTCCTTATCACGCTCTCCGCCTGTCCTGTTTTTGCGCAGAACAAAGGCATTATCGCCGGCACAGTAATCGACAAATCAACACAGCTTCCGCTTGATGCCGTTTCAGTAAAAGTTGAAAACACGGAATGGGGTTCGGTTACCGATTCATTGGGACGATTCCGTATCAGCAATATCGACCCTAAATCATACAATATTGTTTTCACAAAAGTTGGTTACAAGGCGTACACGATTTATAATATCGTTCTCACCTCCGGCAACGAAACCAGTGTTACGGTTGAACTGGAAGAAGAAATAAAATCTATTGGCGAAATAACGGTAACGGGGAAACGTACAGCCAAAGTGGCCACACTTGAAACACCGCTGAGTGTGCAACGATTAACTACTGAAGAGATCAAAGCAAACCCGGGCGGTAATTTCGATATCAGTCGTGTGATCAATACACTGCCCGGTGTTGGTGGAACGGCCGGAAGTGTGGGTGGCTTTCGCAATGACATTATTATTCGTGGTGGAGGGCCGGGTGAAAATGTGTTTTATTTAGATGGAATAGAAATACCTGTGATCAATCACTTTGCAACACAAGGTGCAGGCGGCGGACCAACAGGTATTCTGAATGTGAGTTTTATTGAAGATGTAAAACTCAGTTCTTCAGCGTTTGATGCCCGTTATGATAACGCACTCAGCAGTGTATTTGAATTCAAACAAAAAAGAGGAAATAGTAATCGTGTACAAGGGAATGTTCGCTTAAGTGCAACAGAACTCGCTGCAACATTAGAAGGGCCGCTCAGCAACAATAAGAAAACAACTTTTTTAGCCAGTGCACGCAGAAGTTATCTCCAGTTCTTATTCCAGGCACTGGATCTTCCTATCCGTCCAAACTATTGGGATTTTCAATACAAAGCCACACATCAGTTTGATAAGAAAACAACATTAACCGTTTTGGGCGTTGGTGCCATTGACGAATTCAGTTTTGCAGCACCATCAGAGGCTACACCAGAGAAATTATACATACTCAACAGTAACCCGAATATTAATCAATGGAATTATACAGTAGGTGCTGCGTTAAAGCGGAATATTAAAAACGGTTTTTGGAATCTTGCGATCAGTCGTAATGCATTCAACAATAACATTACCCGTTTTGAGGATAACCTCAACCCCACTCCTGCCAGGCAATCGTTAGATGTTACATCAAATGAAACAGAAAATAAACTACGTTTTGATGTAAACCAAACCTTGAATGGATGGAAGCTGAGTTATGGCGCTGTTTTACAAAACCCGCAATTCAGTAATGAAGGTTTTGCACGTATCCGTGCAGAAGTAAGAGATACATTAGGTAATCTTGTTCAACCTGAAGTGAAAGCCAATTTCAACACTTCAAAAAGTTTTGTAAAACTGGGTGGATTTGTACAGGCAGGCAAACGTTTCTTTGATGATCGTTTGGGTGTAAACGTTGGTGTTCGTGTTGATGGAAATACATTTACTGACGAAGGAATAAATCTGTTTCAAACATTTAGCCCACGTGTAGGATTAAGTTACGTGTTAAGCGATCAATGGACGGTGAATGCAAGTATAGGCCGTTATTACCGTTTGGCTCCTTATACTATTCTTGGTTTTCAGAATAATAACGGCAACTATGTAAACCGGGATGCAAAGTATCTGCGCAGCGATCATTATGTTGTGGGGTTTGAATACTTACCAAAGAATACGACACGCTTTACCATTGAAGGTTTCTACAAACAATATGGCAATATGCCGGTGAGTGTGCGTGATGGAATTAACCTTGCAAACAAGGGTGGCGATTTTAATATTTTAGGTAATGAAGATATTGTGAGCACAGGAAAAGGACGAACCTATGGTGTTGAGTTTTTTGCACAACAGAAATTAACGAAGCGATTTTATGGAGTATTCAGTTACACCTTATTCATCAGTCAATTTAGTGGTGTTGATGGAAAATATGTTGCAAGTGCATGGGATAACCGTCACCTGCTGAGTGTAACATGGGGTTATAAATTTCCACGTAACTGGGAACTTGGTTTAAAATTCCGTTACCAGGGCGGGGCTCCGTTTACTCCGTTTGATGAAACAGCAAGCCGACAAAACTATCTCAGCACAGGAGAAGGTATTTTGGATTATGCAAGGTTGAATCAAAATCGTTTAACCGCATTCAATTCAAGTGATGTGCGGATTGACAAGAAGTGGAATTTTAAACGATTAACATTGGATGTATTTCTGGATGTGAGTAACTGGTATGTAGCAAAGAGTCCGGCATTTCCGCAATACACATTTCAACGTACACCCAACAACAGCGGCTTTGCAACAACAAACGGAAAACCAATTGCATTTGATGGAAGTAATGCAATACCTGTTATACTGCAAAACAATGATCCGAGTGTAACACCAACGATTGGATTTATTATTGAGTTCTAA
- a CDS encoding 3'-5' exonuclease, whose product MSQQISMGFDATNQPGNNNMSLQLNRPLAVIDLETTGINISSDRIVEIAIVKIMPDGSRQVKRKLINPEMPIPPGSTEVHGISNEMVKDAPTFKQAANEIKMFMANCDLAGYNSNRFDIPLLVEEFLRAGLDIELNDRSLLDVQRVFHMMEQRTLSAAYKFYCDKVLDGAHSAEVDALATWEVLEAQVKRYPQMGASVDAIVKFTGEDQIVDFARRFVMENGVEVFNFGKHKGKPVTLVLKQEPQYYDWMMKGDFPLHTKQKLTEILNRTLLKKN is encoded by the coding sequence ATGAGCCAACAGATTTCGATGGGTTTCGACGCCACTAACCAACCCGGTAATAATAATATGAGTTTACAACTGAACCGTCCGCTAGCCGTTATCGATCTTGAAACTACCGGTATAAATATCAGCAGCGACAGGATCGTTGAAATTGCCATCGTGAAAATTATGCCCGATGGCAGCCGCCAGGTTAAGCGGAAGCTCATTAACCCGGAAATGCCCATTCCTCCCGGTTCAACAGAAGTACATGGCATCAGCAATGAAATGGTGAAAGATGCGCCAACCTTTAAGCAGGCTGCTAATGAAATAAAAATGTTCATGGCTAATTGCGATCTGGCAGGTTATAATTCCAACCGTTTTGATATACCGTTGCTGGTTGAAGAATTTCTGCGTGCAGGGTTGGATATTGAATTGAATGATCGCTCTTTGCTTGATGTGCAACGGGTGTTTCATATGATGGAACAGCGTACACTCAGTGCAGCATATAAGTTTTATTGCGATAAAGTATTGGACGGTGCCCACAGTGCAGAAGTAGATGCATTGGCAACATGGGAAGTGTTAGAAGCACAGGTGAAACGTTATCCTCAAATGGGTGCAAGTGTTGATGCCATTGTAAAGTTTACAGGCGAAGATCAGATCGTTGATTTTGCCCGTAGGTTTGTAATGGAGAATGGTGTAGAGGTTTTTAATTTCGGTAAGCATAAAGGCAAGCCTGTAACATTGGTATTAAAGCAGGAACCTCAGTATTATGATTGGATGATGAAAGGAGATTTTCCTCTGCATACCAAACAAAAGCTCACGGAGATATTAAACCGAACCCTGTTAAAGAAGAACTAA
- the ppdK gene encoding pyruvate, phosphate dikinase, which translates to MATVKKPIKYVYSFGGGKADGNESMKNLLGGKGANLAEMAGHPNLRLPVPPGFTVTTEVCTYYYGNKKTYPKVLNQQVQEALAKMEKLTGKKFGDLKNPLLVSVRSGARRSMPGMMETVLNVGLNENTIKGIIEQSGDARFAYDAYRRLIMMYADVVMEKAGGAEPKGGKGIRKVLDEKLEKVKHTKGYKFDTDLTVDELKKLVKDFKATVIKVLGKPFPEDPYEQLWGSVGAVFSSWMGKRAIEYRRIEKIPDEWGTAVNVQAMVFGNMGDKSATGVAFTRNPGNGENYFYGEYLVNAQGEDVVAGIRTPAPVNEYSKNAQSEQFTTLEKLMPSLYKELDGYQQRLEKHYKDMQDIEFTIENGTLYMLQCRVGKRNGIAAVRMAMDMYKSKLIDARTAILRVSPNQLVELLLPMLDPKVELIQPVIAKGLPAGPGGAKGRVVFTSEDAVEWASRGEKVILVREETSPEDVDGMHKAQAILTTKGGMTSHAALVARGWGKCCIVGCGDIEIHSNTKVFHAKNDVIIKEGDWISLNGTKGLVYEGSMALVDIDIEKNQSYKDLMKLVDKTKQIGVRANAETPEDASTAFKFGAEGIGLFRTEHMFYGEGSEEPLFLLRKMIVSKTEKERREALNALFVFVKKDIKDTLAVMNGHPVTIRLLDPPLHEFVPHDAEKLQELSRELGIRMSVLKRRVLALHENNPMLGHRGVRLGISYPEITEMQIRAIFEATVELIRKGKKAMPEIMIPVVCGKHELRHQREIVNEVYKQTCEKMNVKKIPYLYGSMIEIPRAALKANSLAEEADFFSFGTNDLTQMSFGFSRDDIGGFLPKYLDLKLLPSDPFQTIDQSGVGELIKIGVERGRITKPNLKIGICGEHGGDPESVIFCHKIGMNYVSCSPFRVPIARLAAAHAALEFPRK; encoded by the coding sequence AGTTAAAAAACCAATCAAGTATGTTTATTCCTTCGGCGGCGGCAAGGCCGATGGTAATGAATCAATGAAAAACCTGTTAGGTGGAAAAGGAGCAAACCTGGCTGAAATGGCCGGGCACCCCAATCTTCGTTTGCCCGTTCCCCCGGGTTTTACGGTAACGACAGAAGTGTGTACTTACTATTATGGCAATAAAAAAACGTATCCGAAAGTATTGAATCAACAGGTGCAGGAAGCATTGGCCAAAATGGAAAAACTCACCGGCAAGAAATTCGGTGACTTAAAAAATCCTCTGCTTGTTTCTGTACGTTCAGGTGCAAGACGCAGTATGCCCGGTATGATGGAAACAGTATTGAATGTTGGTTTGAATGAAAATACGATCAAAGGAATTATTGAACAGAGTGGCGATGCACGTTTTGCTTATGATGCATACCGCCGTTTAATTATGATGTATGCTGATGTGGTGATGGAAAAAGCAGGAGGCGCAGAACCAAAGGGTGGTAAAGGCATCCGAAAAGTATTAGATGAAAAACTGGAGAAAGTAAAACATACAAAAGGATACAAGTTCGATACTGATCTTACAGTGGATGAATTAAAAAAACTGGTGAAGGATTTTAAAGCAACCGTTATAAAAGTATTGGGCAAACCATTTCCTGAAGATCCATACGAACAATTATGGGGTAGTGTTGGTGCTGTGTTCAGCAGCTGGATGGGCAAACGTGCCATTGAATATCGCCGTATTGAAAAAATTCCTGACGAATGGGGAACTGCAGTAAATGTGCAAGCCATGGTGTTTGGTAACATGGGCGATAAAAGTGCAACGGGTGTTGCCTTTACACGCAACCCTGGTAATGGCGAAAATTATTTCTATGGTGAATACTTAGTGAATGCACAAGGTGAAGATGTGGTAGCAGGTATAAGAACTCCTGCACCTGTAAATGAATATTCAAAGAATGCACAGAGCGAACAGTTTACTACGCTTGAAAAACTGATGCCGTCTCTATACAAAGAATTGGATGGTTATCAACAACGTTTGGAGAAACATTACAAAGACATGCAGGATATTGAATTTACGATTGAAAACGGAACGCTCTATATGTTGCAATGCCGTGTTGGAAAGCGAAATGGTATTGCAGCTGTGCGCATGGCAATGGATATGTATAAATCAAAATTGATTGATGCGAGAACAGCTATACTTCGTGTAAGTCCGAATCAATTGGTTGAATTGTTGTTGCCTATGCTCGATCCAAAAGTGGAATTGATTCAACCGGTTATTGCAAAAGGTTTACCGGCTGGTCCGGGTGGAGCAAAAGGTCGTGTTGTGTTTACATCAGAAGATGCGGTTGAGTGGGCTTCACGTGGTGAAAAAGTGATTTTAGTGCGTGAAGAAACTTCACCCGAAGATGTGGATGGTATGCATAAAGCACAAGCGATCCTTACAACAAAAGGTGGTATGACATCACACGCTGCACTCGTGGCACGTGGCTGGGGTAAATGCTGTATTGTTGGTTGTGGCGATATTGAAATTCACAGCAACACAAAAGTCTTTCATGCAAAAAATGATGTGATCATTAAAGAGGGCGATTGGATCAGTTTGAATGGTACCAAAGGTTTGGTGTATGAAGGCAGCATGGCATTGGTTGATATTGATATCGAAAAAAATCAATCTTACAAAGATTTGATGAAGCTGGTTGATAAAACCAAACAGATAGGTGTACGTGCAAATGCTGAAACACCTGAAGATGCATCAACAGCATTCAAGTTTGGCGCAGAAGGTATTGGTTTGTTCCGCACCGAACATATGTTTTATGGTGAAGGAAGTGAAGAACCGTTATTCCTGTTACGAAAAATGATCGTGAGCAAAACAGAGAAGGAACGCCGTGAAGCATTGAATGCATTGTTTGTATTTGTGAAAAAAGATATTAAGGATACGTTGGCAGTAATGAACGGACATCCTGTAACGATCCGTCTACTTGATCCGCCATTACATGAATTTGTTCCGCATGATGCCGAAAAACTCCAGGAGTTGAGTAGGGAGTTGGGTATTCGGATGAGTGTATTAAAACGCAGAGTGTTGGCATTGCATGAAAACAACCCGATGCTTGGTCACCGTGGTGTACGTTTAGGCATCAGCTATCCTGAAATTACAGAGATGCAGATACGTGCCATATTTGAAGCAACCGTAGAACTCATCCGCAAAGGCAAAAAAGCAATGCCTGAAATTATGATTCCTGTGGTGTGTGGTAAGCATGAGTTGCGTCACCAACGTGAAATTGTGAACGAGGTTTACAAACAGACCTGTGAAAAAATGAACGTGAAGAAGATTCCTTATTTATATGGCTCGATGATTGAAATACCACGTGCTGCTTTAAAAGCAAACAGTCTTGCAGAAGAAGCCGATTTCTTCAGCTTTGGTACAAACGATCTTACACAGATGAGCTTTGGTTTCAGTCGTGATGATATTGGCGGATTCTTGCCGAAATATCTTGATCTGAAATTACTGCCATCCGATCCATTCCAGACAATTGATCAGAGTGGCGTGGGTGAGTTAATTAAAATAGGTGTTGAAAGAGGACGCATCACCAAACCAAATCTGAAAATTGGGATTTGTGGTGAGCATGGCGGCGATCCGGAAAGCGTGATCTTCTGCCATAAAATTGGAATGAACTATGTGAGTTGTTCTCCGTTCCGTGTGCCCATTGCCCGTTTGGCAGCCGCACATGCTGCATTGGAGTTCCCTCGAAAATAA
- the ytxJ gene encoding bacillithiol system redox-active protein YtxJ: protein MNWIPLRSIEDLEHVIYLSKEKPQVIFKHSTRCNISSVAKNRLERAGAGELQFHYLDLISYRPLSNSVAERFAVEHESPQILVIKDGKCIYNESHMGIDMDEIKDQLQLN, encoded by the coding sequence ATGAATTGGATCCCTTTACGTTCCATAGAAGACCTGGAACATGTCATTTATTTGTCGAAAGAAAAGCCACAGGTTATTTTCAAACACAGCACCCGTTGTAATATCAGTTCGGTTGCCAAGAATCGTTTGGAAAGAGCCGGGGCAGGTGAACTTCAGTTTCATTATCTCGATCTGATCTCCTATCGTCCTTTATCAAATTCTGTTGCTGAGCGTTTTGCTGTTGAACATGAATCACCACAAATACTGGTGATAAAGGATGGTAAATGCATATATAATGAAAGCCACATGGGTATTGATATGGACGAAATAAAAGATCAGCTTCAACTCAACTAA